The following are encoded together in the Mesoplodon densirostris isolate mMesDen1 chromosome 2, mMesDen1 primary haplotype, whole genome shotgun sequence genome:
- the IGSF8 gene encoding immunoglobulin superfamily member 8, translating into MGALGPKPPPPLLLLILGVGCCAREVLVPEGPLYRVAGTAISISCNVTGYEGPAQQDFEWFLYRPEAPEAALGIVSTRDTRFSYAVFGPRVAAGEVQVQRLQGDAVVLKIARLQAQDAGIYECYTPSTDAHYLGSYSGKVELRVLPDMLQVSAAPPGPRGRQAPTSPPRLMVHEGQELALGCLARTSTEKHTHLAVSFGRAVPEAPVGRATLQEVVGLRPDMAVEAGAPYAERLAAGELRLGKEGTERYRMVVGGAQADDAGTYHCTAAEWIQDPDGSWAQIAEKRAVLAHVDVQTLSSQLAVTVGPGERRIGPGEPLELLCNVSGALPPPGRHAAYSVGWEMAPAGAPGPGRLVAQLDTEGVGSLGPGYEGRHIAMEKVASRTYRLRLEAARPGDAGTYRCLAKAYVRGSGARLREAASARSRPLPVHVREEGVVLEAVAWLVGGTVYRGETASLLCNISVRGGPPGLRLAASWWVERLEEGELSSAPAQLVGGVGQDGVAELGVRPGGGPISVELVGPRSHRLRLHGLGPEDEGVYHCAPSAWVQHADYSWYQAGSARSGPVTVYPYTHALDTLFVPMLVGAGAALATGAIILGSITCCFMKRLRKR; encoded by the exons ATGGGCGCCCTCGGTCCcaagccgccgccgccgctgctgctgtTAATCCTGG GAGTCGGGTGCTGCGCCCGGGAGGTGCTGGTCCCTGAGGGGCCCCTGTATCGCGTGGCTGGCACAGCCATCTCCATCTCCTGCAATGTCACTGGCTACGAGGGCCCTGCCCAGCAGGACTTCGAGTGGTTCCTGTACAGGCCTGAGGCCCCAGAGGCTGCCCTGGGCATTGTCAGTACCAGGGATACCCGATTCTCCTATGCTGTCTTTGGGCCCCGAGTGGCAGCTGGTGAGGTACAGGTGCAGCGTCTGCAGGGTGATGCCGTGGTGCTCAAGATTGCCCGCCTGCAGGCCCAGGATGCTGGCATTTACGAGTGCTACACACCCTCCACTGATGCCCACTACCTGGGCAGCTACAGCGGCAAAGTGGAACTGAGAG TTCTTCCAGATATGCTGCAGGTGTCTGCTGCCCCCCCAGGGCCCCGGGGCCGTCAGGCCCCTACTTCACCCCCTCGCCTGATGGTGCACGAGGGGCAGGAGCTGGCACTGGGCTGCCTGGCACGGACGAGCACGGAGAAGCACACACACCTGGCTGTGTCCTTTGGACGAGCTGTGCCCGAGGCGCCAGTGGGGCGAGCAACTCTGCAGGAAGTGGTGGGACTCCGGCCCGACATGGCCGTGGAGGCCGGAGCTCCCTATGCTGAGCGGCTGGCAGCAGGGGAGCTGCGGCTGGGCAAGGAGGGGACTGAGCGCTACCGCATGGTGGTGGGGGGCGCCCAGGCAGACGACGCGGGCACCTACCACTGCACTGCCGCTGAGTGGATTCAGGATCCCGACGGCAGCTGGGCCCAGATCGCGGAGAAGAGGGCTGTCCTGGCCCACGTGGACGTGCAGACGCTGT CCAGCCAGCTGGCAGTGACAGTGGGGCCTGGGGAACGTCGGATCGGCCCAGGGGAGCCCTTGGAGCTGCTGTGCAATGTGTCAGGGGCCCTGCCCCCACCGGGCCGTCATGCCGCGTACTCCGTGGGCTGGGAGATGGCACCTGCAGGGGCACCTGGGCCCGGCCGCCTGGTTGCCCAGCTGGACACGGAGGGTGTGGGCAGCCTGGGCCCTGGCTACGAGGGCCGGCACATTGCCATGGAGAAGGTGGCTTCCAGAACCTACCGGCTACGGCTGGAGGCTGCCCGGCCTGGGGATGCGGGCACCTACCGCTGCCTCGCCAAGGCCTATGTCCGAGGGTCTGGGGCCCGGCTTCGGGAAGCCGCCAGTGCCCGCTCACGGCCCCTCCCCGTGCACGTGCGTGAGGAAG GTGTGGTGCTGGAGGCTGTGGCCTGGCTAGTGGGAGGCACAGTGTACCGCGGGGAGACGGCCTCCCTGCTCTGCAACATCTCTGTGCGGGGCGGCCCCCCCGGGCTGCGGCTGGCTGCCAGCTGGTGGGTGGAgcggctggaggagggggagctGAGCTCtgcccctgcccagctggtgggtGGCGTGGGCCAGGACggtgtggcagagctgggggtcCGGCCCGGAGGAGGCCCCATCAGCGTGGAGCTGGTGGGGCCCCGAAGCCATCGGCTGAGACTGCACGGCTTGGGGCCCGAGGACGAAGGCGTGTACCACTGTGCCCCCAGCGCCTGGGTGCAGCACGCTGACTACAGCTGGTACCAGGCGGGCAGTGCCCGCTCGGGGCCTGTCACGGTCTACCCGTACACACATG CCCTGGACACCCTGTTTGTGCCCATGCTGGTGGGTGCAGGGGCTGCCCTAGCCACCGGAGCCATCATCCTGGGCTCCATCACCTGCTGCTTCATGAAGAGGCTGAGGAAACGGTGA